One stretch of Callospermophilus lateralis isolate mCalLat2 chromosome 11, mCalLat2.hap1, whole genome shotgun sequence DNA includes these proteins:
- the LOC143410515 gene encoding transmembrane 4 L6 family member 5-like — translation MNPKMYSRSVGLSLITLSLVCIGANALLLVPDGKTWSSEQLSLQVLLVPGFIGGGLMVLCPGITAALAEGRGQPYSAHLPHPVQIICSWWCSVFGMLGAIYCLSVSGVGLRIGPKCSMYGTWDYHFQETLGAYLKNYASWNFCEEPPNVVSWNVTLFSLLVVASCLEIVLCGIQRVNTFILYFVNMDRL, via the exons ATGAACCCAAAAATGTATAGCCGCTCTGTGGGACTCTCCCTAATAACTCTTTCCCTAGTCTGCATTGGGGCCAATGCCCTCCTACTGGTGCCTGATGGAAAGACCTGGAGCTCTGAACAACTCAGCTTGCAAGTCCTGCTCGTGCCTGGCTTCATTGGCGGAGGATTGATG GTACTATGTCCTGGAATCACAGCAGCTCTGGCAGA GGGGAGGGGGCAGCCCTATTCAGCCCACCTTCCACACCCGGTCCAGATTATATGTTCCTGGTGGTGCTCAGTCTTCGGAATGCTTGGTGCCATCTACTGCCTCTCTGTGTCCGGAGTCGGCCTCAGAATTGGACCCAAATGCTCAATGTATGGCACGTGGGACTACCACTTCCAAGAAACCTT AGGCGCTTACTTGAAGAACTATGCTTCCTGGAATTTCTGCGAGGAACCACCCAACGTGGTGTCCTGGAATGTGACACTGTTCTCCTTGCTGGTAGTTGCTTCATGTCTGGAGATTGTGCTGTGTGGCATACAACGGGTGAACACTTTTATTCTATACTTCGTGAACATGGATAGACTATAG